The following is a genomic window from Sporosarcina jeotgali.
CCTGTTTTTGTTTGATCTGAGTAATCTGCTTTTTTAGATTGAACGAAAGAATCGACTTTCGTAACTAAATTATTTACAGCTACTTGTGCTTTGTCACGATTCTCTTTTTTACTGAAATACGCATAAGCCCCAGCTGCAAGGGTTGCAAGTAAAATACCATTACGTTTTTTAGCCATGAAAATCAAACCTCCAAATTTTTACTTATGTTTTAGTATGTGTCCTTGTAACAAGTATACCCCACTTATTCATCGCCAAACGCTCATAACATTTCATTTTCATGACAAGTCTGACTATCGCTAGTTTTCAATACATGCATTTGTTATGATGAGAGAAAGGAATGATGAGGTGAAAGCGCAATGATTCGACAAATGATTGAGGAAGATATTGCTGCCGTTCAACACATTGCCCGTGAGACTTGGAAAGCAACGTATAAAGAACTTTTACCTGAAACTGTGCAACAGAAATTTCTCGATAGCGCTTACTCAGCACCTATGCTGTTGAAGCGAATGGAAAAGACGGAAGTTTTAATCGCCGAACGCGATGGCCGCGCTGTTGGATTCTTTAACATGACACGGATAGATGAAGATGGCGACTCGGAATTGACTGCACTTTATATACTCCCAGACTACCAGCGCCAAGGAATTGGCATGGAGTTATTTCAAGGTGCATTAACGCTGCTGGATGATGCTGTGAAACTATTTGTTTACGTTGATGACTTGAATGATCCTGCTAAAGCATTCTACGAGAAACTTGGTTTTGAGTTGCTTGAAGTGTTCGATGAAGACTTTGAAGGAGTTCCGGTTGAAACGGCACAATATGTTTATATGATTCGAGAAGCCGCATTATGCATCTGATACAAAAAACGTCCTGTTCAGCAACTTGCTGAACAGGACGTTTTTGCATTGTCTTACAATGGACGCATTCCGCCGTCTTCAGGCGGTGTGTCGGTGATAATTTGGTCATCCTGATACACAGTTGTCTGTTTCTTAGTCAGACAGAGAATACCAGCGATATAAAGCAGGATTGAAGTAAGAGATAGAATACCACCCGTTAATCCTCCAAGGATAAACATGATTCCTGCAAGTTTCGGATTTTTGTTCTTCCAAATGTTGACTAACCCAATGATCGTCAGCACTAAGCTGATAACTAAGAATATAACTCCTAACCATATGAAGCCGCCAATTCCATCAAAAATGTTAAAAATTATATCAATATCTGCAGGTGTCATTGTTGGATCTGAATAGAACTCCATTTCCATTTCTGTACGAAAATCTGGATTCGAGCTGAACATACTAAATAGAACTGCACCAAAGATGGATGCGATAACTCCTAATGCTGTAAAGACTAATCCTATGATTCCTAATACTTTCTCTGCCGTTCGGTTCAAATTACATCGCCTCTCTTTTCCTAGTTGATAGTCTACTATACGGCTGAATTCACGAAACGTTTCAACTTTTGATGATTTCGTAAAAAGAGCGGACCGCCTAAACGCTGCGTTCCGCTTTTAAATTTGGTTATGCTTTCACATCGTTATATTCTTCGTATCGATTGAACGCGGTTACTACGTATGAACAAACCGCTTCCATTTTCAAATTGTTCTCACGCGCATAATCAGCAGCACGATCTAGAAGTTTTTTCGCAACGCCTCCGCCGCGGAGCTCTTCAGAAACGTACGTATGGTCCATCACCATTACATCGCCAAGAAGTGTCCACGTAATTTCAGCCAGCGCTTTGCCATCTTTCTCATTGCGAAATGCATAAGCATCTCCGCCGAGATCTTTGAATTCAAATTCCATGAGAACAGCCTCCCTTTTAATTGGGTGATACGAATAGTTGAATCGTTCAACAATCCTTGCTTATTTATTGAAACACGGATTTAACTGAATCCACAAGTCCTTTGAAGAATTCTTTGACTTTATCCCAAAAACCAGGATCGATTTCGCCTAATTTGTCTTTAACTTTTGAAGCCATGTCATCCAATTGCTGGGAAAACTTCGAGAAATCGATATCGAGTTTACTAATTCTGTCCATCAGGTCAGTCAGTAGTTGACGATCTGCATCGCTCAGCTCAATTTTGTGTTTCTCTAATTGTTCTTTGACAATTTTTTCGACGTCTTCTTTAGTCGCAGGTTTTTTGTCTGAAATCTGTTGTTTAATATCGGTTAACAATTCAGCGACTTTATCTTTGTCTACACCTTTTTCAGACAGTTTCGTTGCAACGTCCAGTTCGTCATTGGCGACGTCAGTCCGCTCTTTATCCAACGTTTCACCGCTTACTTCATACGCTTTGTAGATCCCGACTAACGCAGAATGCCCTGTTACTTTTTTAGGTGCTGCCACTTCTACTTTAGCATCTTCAATCCCTGCAGTCAGCATTGCTGTTGCGTACATATCTGGAGTAACTTGAGTTATATTATCTTGCGTGACGATTGAAATCACGAGCCCTTTTCCCGCATCCTGTCTCATGATTTTCGCTGAAGAATACATACGGGCATTCGGATCACCGTCTTTGATATACGTAACCAAGTCTTTACCTGTCACTTCAATTTCTTCAACTTCCGCTTCCTCGTCAACTTTCAGACTTTTTTTCACGCTCGCCTTTTCGTCATCGGAAAGGTTGGCACCGTAAACTACAATTGGCACTCCCAGCTTCTCATTAATCGTTGAATCCGCTGAAGCAATGTTCGGTAATAGCAGTCCTACAGAGAGCATCAATGCAAGACTGGCAGTAAGCGTTCGTTTCATCGTCTAACCTCCTTGTTTCCAATACATACGAAATCTGCAGCAAAAAGGTTCCCGTTACACTTTGAGGGATGTCCAGCCATCACGCTGTTCGATTTTGCCGTCTTTCATCAAACGGCCTAAAGCACGTTTAAAAGCACCTTTGCTTAAGCTGAACATTTCCTCGATTTCCTCTGGTGACGATTTGTCGGTGAACGGCATTTTCCCGTTCGTCTCCTGCAAGTATGCAAAAATCATTTCTGCATCGTCACCCATGCGCTCTTGCTTTCGCGGCAGAAGCGATCCGTTTAACGTGCCATCTTCTTGTACATCAATGATTCGGACTTTCAGTTCTTCTCCAAGACGGGGCTCTGCAGCCATTTCGCTAGCGTGTATGAAGATCCGGAAATTATCCGGAACGCTCAGCAGGAAAGCACCTACAGGCAGCAGACGATACGGACGAGCGGTCAAGTTATCATTCATGCGCCATTGTTCAGCAACACCGATAACATCCAGTACGCGTTCTTCCGTTGCCAGACGTCCGAAAATCGTTCCAGCCGGATCCGTGCGCAGTGTCATATAAAGCGCATCATCAATCTTCGGCCATAGCTTGCGGACATGCGGCAGATCCGCTTTGTTCACAAGCACTTCAAAGGCTGCACCAATATCAACATATGCTCCGTATTGGTCGTCTACCCGCAATACGCGTGCCCATCCGTATGTTCCCATCGTCATGTGCGGCAATTGCATCGATGCGGCAAGTTCCCCGCGTCGGTTCATGAAGAGGAAAACATCCGGAGTATCTCCTGCTTGTAGTGTTTCAGGTGCTTCAGAAGCGTTCATATACAATTCGGTTCCATCTAAATCGAGTGACCAGCGTGAGCCTTCAAGCTCCAGTACGCGAACTTTTTGAACTGTTCCTGCAAGTGTATTTGTCATCTTATTCTCCCATTTCCTTAAATAATTGTTAGTAAACTTATTCGTTGCGCTGTTTGAGTGCAGTCACGAAGCCTTGGTCTTCGTTCATGGCCTGTACAAGATCGGTTATTCGATCCATCGCGTCCCAGCTCAGGTGATGTTCAATTCCTTCAACATCTCCATATATGTTTTCTTCCTTCACTCCGATAATCCGCAAAAATTGTTCCAGCAATTCATGCCGCTGCACGAGACGTTCACCAAAATTACGGCCGCGAACGGTTAAGCTGATATCTTTATAGCGTTCATAAAAGACGTAGCCTTCCTTATGCAAACGCTGCGCCATTTTTGTGACGGATGAAGGGAGGACAGCGAGTGATTCTGCGACGTCAGAAACTCTGGCCTGGCCTTTTGCTTCAATTTGCAAGTAAATTTGTTCAATGTAGTCTTCCATACTCGGTGTTGCCAATCCAAGCACCTCCGGTAACATTTTATAGCCCATTATCCTCAAATAATTTTTTCTGTGTTTAACACATTTTATTGCGGGGTATCTAAACAACATAACCAATTCAATCACAATCTCGAAAGGAGTGAACGACACATGGGTAAATTACTTTGGATTATCATTGTAGCACTAATTGCATTCTGGGTGCTCGGCCTAGTTTTCAAAATCGGTGGTGGACTTATTCATATCTTGCTCGTCATCGCACTAATCGTATTTATTCTTAATATGATTTCAGGTAGACGGTCAGTTTAAATAAAGGGATGTCGGGTTTTCTCCGACATCCCTTTATCACGTTTACTGGCTGATTTTTGCATAAACAACTGTGTTCCTCAAATGTGTGCCATCAGCCGACCGATCATCATTTTTCAATACAGCTTCCTGTTCAAAGCCCGACCGTTCTGCAACGGCACGGCTTTTTTTGTTGAGCTCATCGCATCTGATTTCTACGCGCCTGGCACCTAGTTCATCGAACGCAAACTCCGTAATCCGTTCTACAGCCTCTGTCATGTATCCTTTTCCTTCATATCCATTAGCTAACCAGTAGCCGATTTCAACTTTGGGAATGGTCCAATCGATTCGATGCAACCCCGATGATCCAACGAAGTCACCTGTTTCTTTCTCGAACAAATGCAGCCTTAGATCTTTTTTCATGATGAAATCTGCAATGCTCTGGCGCATCCGCTGTTCTGTGTCCGCCAGATTCTGCGGCTGATACGCCCACGCCATCCATTGCCGCAGAGTCGGCAGTGTCTGCAAAATTGCATTATTGACATCAGAGACGTCATTTAATGACGGCATGCGGATGAGTAACCGTTCCGATTCAAATTGGTCTGGGAAATCCGGAATTTCTTGAACTATATGAGAATCCTCGTGATCTTCCCAAACGACGGGTGTTTTCTTTCCGGCCATATAGTCTTCACGAGTGATTCCGTAAGTAATGGCATCATAAAAACGGTCTTCTTCAGGAGAAAACCATGCTTGCCGCAAGTGCCCCTCTTTTACAAATCCTGACCGTTCAAACGTTTTGCGCATCGCCAAATTGTCATGACGTGTATGTCCAGCCAATCGGTTCTTTCCTTCCGGCAGGCCGAATACATAGTCCGCCATAAGCCGTAACGCGCTGGCTCCATAGCCTCTCCCGCGATACCGGTCTGCGATACGCAAGTCGAATAAAGGGACATCGTCTTGTAAATCATGAATCTTTGCGATGCCCACTTTTTCACCATTGTCATTGACGAGCCAAAATGTTTTAACTTCATCTGACTCGTAACCGCCTTCTCGTATCGCCTTTTCAATCAATTCACGACCTGAGTTTTCTTGCATATGAAATGGCCATGTATTCGTTGTCATGAAGTGGATCAGCTGTTCCTGTTCCACCATTGTCCATTCTTTAAGTTGCATTAGGAAGTTCCTCCAAACGACTGCTTCTTACTTTTGAATTCTCATTAATCGAAGTGAATTCAACACTACTAACAGTGTTGCCCCCATATCTGCAAAGATTGCGATCCATAGCGTCAGCCAGCCTGGGATGACGAGAAGCAGTGCAGCAATTTTTAGTCCTACTGCAAACATAATGTTTTCTTTGATAGTACGCAACGTTTTTCTACTTAATTTCACGGTATATGGCAATTGTTCCAGGTCATCAGCCATTAGGGCAATGTCCGCAGTTTCAAGTGCCGCATCCGTTCCGGCACCTCCCATTGCGATACCCACTGATGCTGCAGCAAGTGCAGGGGCATCATTAATGCCATCTCCAACCATTGCCACGCGCTTTTTACCTTCACTCAATTCACGGATTGCAATGAGTTTATCTTCCGGCATAAGCCCTGCACGCACATCGTCAATTCCTAAACGGGCAGCAATTGCTTGCGCCGTTTTCGGGTCGTCCCCTGTCAGCATGACAGTTGTATCTACACCGATTTCTTTCAAACGGTCAAGGACGAGTTTACTTTCCACTCTAACGGGGTCCGCGACTGCAAATAATCCGGCAAATACACCGTCGATCACAGCGCCCATTACAGATTTACCTTCTGTCTGCATAGTAGCGGCAGTTGTTTTTGCATCTTTCGGCAGTTCTGTCAGTTCCTCCATCCAGCGGAGACTTCCGACAGACACTTTCTTACCACCTACATCCGCGACTGCGCCCTTACCTGTGACAGATTGGAAGTTTTCAGCTTGCATCACTTCGAGGCTGCGCGCCTCTGATGCATTGACAAGTGCACGTGCCAGGGGGTGCTGTGAGAGACGCTCTACTGCTGCGACTGACTGCAGAAGTTGCGCTTCTTCCACTCCATTTGCGGTGATAATATCCGTTACCTCTGGATATCCTTTCGTCAATGTACCGGTTTTATCGAACGCAACGGTCTTGATGTGACCCATTTCTTCTAAGTGGACGCCGCCTTTAATGAGCACACCTTGACGCGCTGCATTGCCAATTGCTGTGACGATCGCAACAGGGGTGGATACGACTAATGCACACGGACAACCTACGACTAGAACTGCCAGCCCTTGATAAATCCACGTTTGCCAATCCGCACCGAGAAGTGGCGGAATAACGGCTGTTAGCGCTGCGATAACGATAATCGCCGGCGTATAATATTTTGCGAATTTGTCGATGAATTGTTGCGAAGGCGCTTTTTCAGCTTGTGCATCTTCAACAAGATGAATGATTTTAGCAATCGTCGTGTCTTCGACTAATTTGGTTACGGTAACTTCAAGGGACCCTTCTTCGTTCAGTGTCCCTGCGAAAACGGTATCATCTATTTCCTTGATGACGGGTACAGATTCGCCGGTAATGGCGGCTTGGTTTACGGTAGAATACCCGGATTGGACCGTACCATCCATCGCAATTTTCTGACCCGGCTTTACAATTAGGACGTCTCCAACTCGAATATCTTCTGTTGGCAGCTCAAACGTTTCTCCGTTTCTTCTGATCGTTGCTGAAGGAGGCGCGATGTCCACTAAACTGCTAATGGATTGCCGGGCTTTGTTCATGGAATAGGATTCCAGTGCTTCACTAATTGCAAATAGAAGTACGACAACAGCGGCTTCGCGCCATTCCCCAATGATTGCGGCGCCGATAATTGCAATGGTCATCAGGGTGTTCATATCAAATTCCAGGCGTACGAGGTTTTTGAGCCCATCGATGAACATGGAAGTTCCGCCGACTACTATTGCGATTGCAAAAAGAGCGATTGCCGTTACGTTCGTTTCTCCGTATTTATTGGATAAAAATAAACCTGCCAGAAGAAACACGAGAGAAATAAGTGAAACAATGTTTTCTCTCCGTTTGAAGAATGGTGTTTTCTGAGTCGGTTTCCGCTGGGATACCGGGACAACCCGAATGCCGTCAAATGCACCAGCTGATTCAAGTTCACCGACGGTCGCGTCCCCTGCAAACGAAAGTTTACTGGCACCGAAGTTCACAGTCGCCGCTTCAACATGAGGAAGACGGCTGACGTTTTTTTCAAATTTCATCGCACAGTTCGCACAGCTCAAATTCTCCAGCCGATATTCTGTTCTGTCCGTTTCAGCCATTCTTTTCACCTTCCATCGTATGTTCGTGCGCAATTTTAACAAGCTGCAGTACGTGATCATCCGCGAGTGAGTAATAGACCATCTTACCCCTTCGTTCCGAGTGTGCTAATCCATTTTCTTTTAAATAGCGCAGATGATGAGAAGCGGTTGCGTTGGAAGCGCCGATGATCGCTCCCACGTCACATACACAAAGCTCTTGTTTCAATGTGAGTGAAAAAGCAATTTTAAGCCGCGTTTCATCTGCCAGCGCTTTAAAGAGCTGCACCATATCCCCAACACGCGGTAATTCTTCTTGAATTTCAACTACTAGCGAGTCATGAATTATCTGTTCATCGCACGTATCGATCATTTTCAATATCATCCGCCTCCTCATCATTCAAATGTCCGTTTGATTGTAAGGTTAGTATATGCGATATTCTGACGATTTGCAACTAATATCAAACGGCGGTTTGAATGATCGTGAATTCTGTTTCCACTTTCTGCACTGAATTGCTTCGCAAAGCGAAGCACACCAATTAAATCCTGGTTTTGATTGGTGAAGTGCACTTTTTTCGCGATTTTGGGAGTTGTGAGAGGAGTGGAGTGCCGCGGGCAGGATGGGGCTTGGTGGACACGGTGGGTGCGGTGTTTATGAGCGTATTTTAAGTTTTATGAGCGGAATCCGTTGGTTATGATCATATTTCATGGTTTATGAGCGCATTCCTGGGGTTATGATCAGTTTCGGGGATTTATGAGCACTATCTCTGTTTTATGAGCTTTTATTGAGTTTTATGAGCACATGGTAAGCCATGAGCCTTTTCTATCTCCGCCACTTGCAATCAACTACACTTTCGTCCCCACTTTCCGTACTGAATCGCTTCGCAAAGCGAAGCACACCAATTAAATCTTGGTTTTGATTGGTGAAGTGCACTTTTTTCGCGATTTAGTGAGGTGTGGGAGGAGTGGAATGCCGCGGGCAGGATGGGGCTTAATGGGCGCGGTGTTTATGAGCGTATTTTGAGTTTTATGAGCGGAATCTGTTGGTTATGATCATATTTCATGATTTATGAGCGCATTCTTGGGGTTATGATCAGTTTCGGGGATTTATGAGCGTTATCATAGTTTTATGAGCTTTTATTGAGTTTTATGAGCATCTGCTGTCATAAAGGAGGCCACAACTGCAGCACACTCGGTCGCTTATCCGAACCCAAACAAAAAACAGGGGCAACTAACACCCCTGCTTCATCCGCTTATTTCGCTTCCAGTGTCAACACGTGCCCGTCTTTCACATCACCCGTCAAAACAGTCTCATGGAAATCTCCTCGGACCCAATCATCCGCTTGGTCATGGAACCATTGCGACTTTACGTGGCCGCTTTGTCCTGGCCCTACAATATGGTAGGCCTTGGATAAGTCATCCATATCAGCAACGAAACGCCATGAAGCCCCGTGATTGGCACTGCCATCGTCTTTGAAAGAAGCAGCTTGAACGGTAATCCCTGATCCGCCAACAGGCTGCTTTTTCGGATCCAGGAAACGTGCTAATATCGGTGAAGCGCCAGATAACGGATGCGGGAATACGAGCTGATGGAAATCTCCCCACTTCCACTTCTCCGACTTATCTCCATACTCTTCTTTTAAACTTGCGATCGTCTTTTCAAATGCATCAAATACCCATTGGTCAACTCCTCCATACTCAGCCACCCAAGAAGAGGGGTCTCCTTTATACGCACTTCGAAGAAACTGATCCGTCAATTGCGGCTTCCCTGGCATGAATTCGTAAACGTCCGCAGGCATATCTGAGGCAAACATGGTAACTGGTAATTGTTTCATAAGTTTATGGAAGATTAAAGGCTGTGGTGCGTCTGCTGAATCCACTTGATCCCATTCTTTCATCTCATCTAAAACTTTCGTGTAACTCCCTTTTCGATCCAGCTTTTCAATGGATCCAATCAGTGAGTCTAAAAATTCTCCAGCATGTAAATTCTTTTGATCCATTTGTAAGTTCATCATGTCTTTTGCAGTAAAGTCATCCCCATCGCGAAGCACTTCTGCAATCCGCTCATAGCGGTAAGGCTGCGCCCAAAACTTCGTAATGTGGTACGGATATTTTTCATCTACAACTTCATTGTTTGCGGTAGCAATGAATCCTTCGTCAGGGTTCACTAGAGTTGGCAATTCATCATACGGAACATAGCCATCCCATCCGTATTCAGATGAATTCCCTGGAACCGGCAGCTGGGCATCGCCCTTTTTACGGATTGGGATTTTCCCATTCGCTTTGAATGCAATCGTTCCATCTGTTGAGGCGAAGACAAAATTTTGTGCAGGTGCACTGAACGATTCCAAAGCTGTTTCAAAGGACTCCCAATCGTCCGCTTTGTTCAAGTCCATAATCGCTTCAAGCTCATTACTCGGTTCCAGTGCCGTCCATTGCATCGAGAACACCGCATCCGGTTTTTCATCCTCATAAATGATGTCAGTAATGATTGGTCCGTGCCTAGTGACGACAACTTCGAATGGTACATCTTCTTCGTCTTTCACTCGGATGGTTTCGTCACGGACTTCGGCTTGCTCCCATTCATCATCGTATTGGAATTGAGTTGGATCGTCGGGATTTGGTATTTCGATATAGAGATCTTGAACGTCCGGACCCACGTTTGTTACGCCCCATGCAACTTTCTCGTTATGACCGAGAATGATGCCAGGAATCCCTGCAAAAATGACACCGCTGACATTCTGTTCCGGTGACTTCAAGTGAATTTGATGCCAAATCGACGGTGTACTGAGTCCTAAATGAGGATCATCCGCCAGCAGCGGCATTCCTGATTTTGTTTTATCCCCCGATACAACCCAGTTGTTGCTTCCGTTAAATTCATGTGGAAGTAATTCGGGGTCAAACTGCCCTGTCACTTGAACGGGATTTTTTAGATTTGCTTCCATAATGGATTCTGCATTTTCCGGATAGGTAATGAACAAATCTTGTGCTTTTTCTTCAGAATAATGATTAAGCGCCCAGTGTCTCATGGCTTGCGGCGTCCACTTTCCACCTAAGTCATATGCCATATACTTTCCAATCGTCAGCGAGTCAATCGGCGTCCATGGTTCTGGTTCATAGCCAAGCAACTTGAATTCATAGGACAACTTTCCATTGTCTTTGACTTCGTCCATGAATGCATTCACGCCATCTGCGTACCATTCCAACACTTGCTTGGCATCATCGCCGTATGTGTCAAATGATTTCTCGGCTGCGTTTCTCAGACTGAATGTGCGGAATTGTTTGTCGGTGTCAATCGCTTTCGCACCAACTACTTCAGAGAGTCTGCCACTCGCCTGTCTCCGCGCGAGATCCATTTGAAACAGTCGATCTTGTGCATGAACATACCCTTGCGCGCGATATAAATCGGCGTCGGACGTTGCCTCCAAATGAGGGACACCATTTTCATCTCGGGTCACGGTTACGTCTTCGTCCAGAACAGAGAGTTGAACGTTTCCTTCAATCAGCGGCTTCGATTTTCCTATGTAAACGTTTACAAAGATAAGTGCAGCTGCAACAATGACGACTAGTGCCGCGAGAATCCATAGAAGAATCTTCAGTGGTTTGCCCATTCTCTTTTGATGCTGTGCATGTTTTGCCATGGAACTCTCCCCCAATCCTAATTTTTCACAGTACTTTATCTATATTCGTTGCAAAACTAAAAAATCCCTTTCAAATTTGAAAGGGATTGCTTGGTGTGGAT
Proteins encoded in this region:
- a CDS encoding GNAT family N-acetyltransferase, producing the protein MIRQMIEEDIAAVQHIARETWKATYKELLPETVQQKFLDSAYSAPMLLKRMEKTEVLIAERDGRAVGFFNMTRIDEDGDSELTALYILPDYQRQGIGMELFQGALTLLDDAVKLFVYVDDLNDPAKAFYEKLGFELLEVFDEDFEGVPVETAQYVYMIREAALCI
- a CDS encoding DUF4064 domain-containing protein; the encoded protein is MNRTAEKVLGIIGLVFTALGVIASIFGAVLFSMFSSNPDFRTEMEMEFYSDPTMTPADIDIIFNIFDGIGGFIWLGVIFLVISLVLTIIGLVNIWKNKNPKLAGIMFILGGLTGGILSLTSILLYIAGILCLTKKQTTVYQDDQIITDTPPEDGGMRPL
- a CDS encoding GNAT family N-acetyltransferase, giving the protein MEFEFKDLGGDAYAFRNEKDGKALAEITWTLLGDVMVMDHTYVSEELRGGGVAKKLLDRAADYARENNLKMEAVCSYVVTAFNRYEEYNDVKA
- a CDS encoding DUF1002 domain-containing protein; its protein translation is MKRTLTASLALMLSVGLLLPNIASADSTINEKLGVPIVVYGANLSDDEKASVKKSLKVDEEAEVEEIEVTGKDLVTYIKDGDPNARMYSSAKIMRQDAGKGLVISIVTQDNITQVTPDMYATAMLTAGIEDAKVEVAAPKKVTGHSALVGIYKAYEVSGETLDKERTDVANDELDVATKLSEKGVDKDKVAELLTDIKQQISDKKPATKEDVEKIVKEQLEKHKIELSDADRQLLTDLMDRISKLDIDFSKFSQQLDDMASKVKDKLGEIDPGFWDKVKEFFKGLVDSVKSVFQ
- a CDS encoding CvfB family protein, which encodes MTNTLAGTVQKVRVLELEGSRWSLDLDGTELYMNASEAPETLQAGDTPDVFLFMNRRGELAASMQLPHMTMGTYGWARVLRVDDQYGAYVDIGAAFEVLVNKADLPHVRKLWPKIDDALYMTLRTDPAGTIFGRLATEERVLDVIGVAEQWRMNDNLTARPYRLLPVGAFLLSVPDNFRIFIHASEMAAEPRLGEELKVRIIDVQEDGTLNGSLLPRKQERMGDDAEMIFAYLQETNGKMPFTDKSSPEEIEEMFSLSKGAFKRALGRLMKDGKIEQRDGWTSLKV
- the mntR gene encoding transcriptional regulator MntR: MATPSMEDYIEQIYLQIEAKGQARVSDVAESLAVLPSSVTKMAQRLHKEGYVFYERYKDISLTVRGRNFGERLVQRHELLEQFLRIIGVKEENIYGDVEGIEHHLSWDAMDRITDLVQAMNEDQGFVTALKQRNE
- a CDS encoding lmo0937 family membrane protein — translated: MGKLLWIIIVALIAFWVLGLVFKIGGGLIHILLVIALIVFILNMISGRRSV
- a CDS encoding GNAT family N-acetyltransferase; translated protein: MQLKEWTMVEQEQLIHFMTTNTWPFHMQENSGRELIEKAIREGGYESDEVKTFWLVNDNGEKVGIAKIHDLQDDVPLFDLRIADRYRGRGYGASALRLMADYVFGLPEGKNRLAGHTRHDNLAMRKTFERSGFVKEGHLRQAWFSPEEDRFYDAITYGITREDYMAGKKTPVVWEDHEDSHIVQEIPDFPDQFESERLLIRMPSLNDVSDVNNAILQTLPTLRQWMAWAYQPQNLADTEQRMRQSIADFIMKKDLRLHLFEKETGDFVGSSGLHRIDWTIPKVEIGYWLANGYEGKGYMTEAVERITEFAFDELGARRVEIRCDELNKKSRAVAERSGFEQEAVLKNDDRSADGTHLRNTVVYAKISQ
- a CDS encoding heavy metal translocating P-type ATPase: MAETDRTEYRLENLSCANCAMKFEKNVSRLPHVEAATVNFGASKLSFAGDATVGELESAGAFDGIRVVPVSQRKPTQKTPFFKRRENIVSLISLVFLLAGLFLSNKYGETNVTAIALFAIAIVVGGTSMFIDGLKNLVRLEFDMNTLMTIAIIGAAIIGEWREAAVVVLLFAISEALESYSMNKARQSISSLVDIAPPSATIRRNGETFELPTEDIRVGDVLIVKPGQKIAMDGTVQSGYSTVNQAAITGESVPVIKEIDDTVFAGTLNEEGSLEVTVTKLVEDTTIAKIIHLVEDAQAEKAPSQQFIDKFAKYYTPAIIVIAALTAVIPPLLGADWQTWIYQGLAVLVVGCPCALVVSTPVAIVTAIGNAARQGVLIKGGVHLEEMGHIKTVAFDKTGTLTKGYPEVTDIITANGVEEAQLLQSVAAVERLSQHPLARALVNASEARSLEVMQAENFQSVTGKGAVADVGGKKVSVGSLRWMEELTELPKDAKTTAATMQTEGKSVMGAVIDGVFAGLFAVADPVRVESKLVLDRLKEIGVDTTVMLTGDDPKTAQAIAARLGIDDVRAGLMPEDKLIAIRELSEGKKRVAMVGDGINDAPALAAASVGIAMGGAGTDAALETADIALMADDLEQLPYTVKLSRKTLRTIKENIMFAVGLKIAALLLVIPGWLTLWIAIFADMGATLLVVLNSLRLMRIQK
- a CDS encoding ArsR/SmtB family transcription factor, whose amino-acid sequence is MIDTCDEQIIHDSLVVEIQEELPRVGDMVQLFKALADETRLKIAFSLTLKQELCVCDVGAIIGASNATASHHLRYLKENGLAHSERRGKMVYYSLADDHVLQLVKIAHEHTMEGEKNG
- a CDS encoding penicillin acylase family protein; the encoded protein is MAKHAQHQKRMGKPLKILLWILAALVVIVAAALIFVNVYIGKSKPLIEGNVQLSVLDEDVTVTRDENGVPHLEATSDADLYRAQGYVHAQDRLFQMDLARRQASGRLSEVVGAKAIDTDKQFRTFSLRNAAEKSFDTYGDDAKQVLEWYADGVNAFMDEVKDNGKLSYEFKLLGYEPEPWTPIDSLTIGKYMAYDLGGKWTPQAMRHWALNHYSEEKAQDLFITYPENAESIMEANLKNPVQVTGQFDPELLPHEFNGSNNWVVSGDKTKSGMPLLADDPHLGLSTPSIWHQIHLKSPEQNVSGVIFAGIPGIILGHNEKVAWGVTNVGPDVQDLYIEIPNPDDPTQFQYDDEWEQAEVRDETIRVKDEEDVPFEVVVTRHGPIITDIIYEDEKPDAVFSMQWTALEPSNELEAIMDLNKADDWESFETALESFSAPAQNFVFASTDGTIAFKANGKIPIRKKGDAQLPVPGNSSEYGWDGYVPYDELPTLVNPDEGFIATANNEVVDEKYPYHITKFWAQPYRYERIAEVLRDGDDFTAKDMMNLQMDQKNLHAGEFLDSLIGSIEKLDRKGSYTKVLDEMKEWDQVDSADAPQPLIFHKLMKQLPVTMFASDMPADVYEFMPGKPQLTDQFLRSAYKGDPSSWVAEYGGVDQWVFDAFEKTIASLKEEYGDKSEKWKWGDFHQLVFPHPLSGASPILARFLDPKKQPVGGSGITVQAASFKDDGSANHGASWRFVADMDDLSKAYHIVGPGQSGHVKSQWFHDQADDWVRGDFHETVLTGDVKDGHVLTLEAK